A single region of the Epinephelus fuscoguttatus linkage group LG14, E.fuscoguttatus.final_Chr_v1 genome encodes:
- the LOC125901362 gene encoding homeobox protein six1b, giving the protein MSILPSFGFTQEQVACVCEVLQQGGNLERLGRFLWSLPACDHLHKNESVLKAKAVVAFHRGNFRELYKILESHQFSPHNHPKLQQLWLKAHYVEAEKLRGRPLGAVGKYRVRRKFPLPRTIWDGEETSYCFKEKSRGVLREWYTHNPYPSPREKRELAEATGLTTTQVSNWFKNRRQRDRAAEAKERENSENSNAGGNKQNQLSPLDGGKSLMSSSEDEFSPPQSPDQNSALLLQGNMNHPGASAYPMSGLGPPQPVHSMHGHPHQLQDSLLGPLTSSLVDLGS; this is encoded by the exons ATGTCTATATTGCCGTCATTCGGGTTTACGCAGGAGCAAGTGGCGTGCGTTTGCGAGGTGCTGCAGCAGGGAGGGAACCTGGAGAGGCTCGGCCGCTTCCTGTGGTCTCTACCCGCATGTGATCACCTCCATAAGAACGAGAGCGTCCTCAAAGCCAAGGCGGTGGTGGCCTTTCACCGGGGGAACTTCAGAGAGCTTTACAAGATCTTGGAAAGCCACCAGTTTTCTCCGCACAACCACCcgaagctgcagcagctgtggctgAAGGCGCACTACGTGGAGGCGGAGAAGCTGCGCGGCCGGCCGCTCGGGGCTGTAGGGAAGTACAGGGTGCGGAGGAAATTCCCGCTGCCCCGCACGATATGGGACGGCGAGGAGACCAGCTACTGCTTTAAGGAGAAGTCCAGGGGCGTCCTGAGAGAGTGGTACACGCACAACCCCTATCCGTCCCCGCGGGAAAAGAGAGAGCTGGCCGAGGCCACAGGACTGACCACCACGCAGGTCAGCAACTGGTTCAAAAACAGACGGCAACGAGACAGAGCCGCAGAGGCGAAGGAAAG AGAGAACAGTGAAAACAGCAACGCAGGCGGCAACAAACAGAACCAGCTGTCCCCGCTGGACGGAGGAAAGTCTCTCATGTCCAGCTCGGAGGACGAGTTTTCTCCACCCCAGAGCCCCGACCAGAACTCAGCGCTTTTGCTCCAGGGCAACATGAACCACCCCGGGGCCTCCGCTTACCCTATGTCCGGCCTGGGGCCCCCACAGCCGGTGCACAGCATGCACGGACACCCGCACCAACTGCAGGACTCCTTGTTGGGACCTCTAACCTCCAGTCTTGTGGATTTGGGCTCTTAA